The Megasphaera stantonii genome includes a window with the following:
- a CDS encoding rhodanese-like domain-containing protein, with the protein MKKLLVCIAIAAFSAASACLAADGLNAASAAAAAVPYRTLTPQEAKLQMDQQTNLVVVDVRTQEEYAAGHIPSAVLLPVEQIEAKADSVAKVLPDKNAEIFVYCRSGKRAGRAAAALTEQGYTNVYSIGGIMDWPYEVVK; encoded by the coding sequence ATGAAAAAACTATTGGTATGTATTGCTATTGCAGCATTTTCAGCGGCCTCGGCCTGCCTTGCCGCTGATGGGCTAAACGCGGCTTCTGCGGCAGCGGCAGCCGTCCCGTATCGGACGCTGACGCCGCAAGAAGCAAAGCTGCAGATGGATCAGCAGACAAATCTCGTCGTCGTCGACGTGCGCACTCAGGAAGAATATGCGGCAGGCCATATTCCTTCCGCCGTGCTGCTGCCGGTAGAGCAGATTGAAGCGAAGGCTGATTCCGTCGCCAAGGTCCTGCCGGATAAAAACGCGGAAATCTTCGTATATTGCCGCAGCGGCAAGCGCGCCGGCCGCGCGGCAGCGGCGCTGACAGAACAGGGCTATACCAACGTCTACAGCATCGGCGGCATCATGGACTGGCCCTATGAGGTCGTAAAATAA
- a CDS encoding lactate utilization protein, with protein MDRSDMMHVMYDKKGPKVAENFAKRGFEAYYCPTKEEALQKALALIPADHVVSWGGSVSINEIGLRPYVLEHYQVIDRDAAGSPEERVELMRKALLCDTFIMGTNAATEDGQLYNIDGNGNRVAALVYGPKQVVVIVGMNKVAPTLEDAVVRARTVAAPINKQRFAAPTPCIVTGMCADCNSEGSICNQFVRTRRCSPAGRIKVILVGENLGF; from the coding sequence ATGGATCGATCCGATATGATGCACGTAATGTACGATAAGAAAGGCCCGAAAGTAGCGGAAAACTTTGCTAAGCGCGGCTTTGAAGCCTATTACTGTCCCACCAAGGAGGAAGCGCTGCAAAAAGCGCTGGCCCTCATTCCGGCAGACCACGTCGTGTCCTGGGGCGGTTCCGTTTCTATTAACGAAATCGGCCTGCGGCCCTATGTGCTGGAGCACTACCAGGTCATCGACCGTGACGCCGCCGGCTCGCCGGAGGAACGAGTCGAGCTGATGCGCAAGGCTCTGCTCTGCGACACGTTCATCATGGGAACGAACGCCGCAACAGAAGACGGCCAGCTCTATAATATCGACGGCAACGGAAACCGCGTCGCCGCCCTGGTATACGGCCCGAAACAGGTCGTCGTCATCGTCGGCATGAACAAGGTCGCGCCGACCCTGGAAGATGCCGTCGTCCGGGCCCGCACAGTAGCCGCTCCCATCAACAAACAGCGCTTCGCCGCTCCGACGCCGTGCATCGTCACGGGCATGTGCGCCGACTGCAACAGCGAAGGCAGCATTTGCAACCAATTCGTCCGCACGCGCCGCTGCAGCCCGGCCGGCCGCATCAAAGTCATTCTCGTCGGAGAAAACCTCGGGTTTTAA